From the Scyliorhinus canicula chromosome 4, sScyCan1.1, whole genome shotgun sequence genome, the window ccgcgcaactgctcgtatatcgagcttacacagacacagtacatcatatataataacagtgtgaataacacggactgtgattcaccacacagcAGCACTACTGATAGTAAACAAATTAGTGAGCTAAAGAATCAGTCTTCCCATTAAAAAGGCCAAAGGAAGGTAAGAGTTCAATATTTGTTGAAAATGCGAACTTTTAAATTATGTTGAATGTATACATGTAAGAAATGGAAAAgacttttaaaaacatgttttggtatgtttgtacctattgtacaaaaaaacaatctttttttttgtttagctCTTCAACATAATAAAAATGTCAGTCCTCTTGGGAAGTTAAAAGAGTTCCATggctggaaaagtttgggaaatCGTGATGTAACATCCATCGTGCTGTCAATTAGTTTTTTGGGGGCCAGATTTCCTTTCAGCCATAATAACATCGGAACCTAAAGCTGTATAAGCTTTAACTTCCTGATCATTTGTTTTGGCTGATATGATAAATGACCACCAAAAGGAATAGCTCCAGAAAACAGGCAAAAATGATCAATTAGGAGGCCGATTAAATGCTTTAATATATTAATTAAGTTATGACTGCTGAAATTTACTGTAAATGTATGGATTCACAGAACTCCTGCGTGATGTTGAAAATGCGGAGTTACCTGCACGCCGTGGAGAAAATGACTGATCGGCGCTGCCAGGATATGCTGCAACCAACTGTACGGTTAATTAGACGCTTGTACATCATCATGGTTGTACCGTGTAAGGCGGTATGTAATTAATATTCTCATTACATTCTCattaaggggatatggggttatggggagaaggcaggggaatggttgactggcggagcagactcgatggtccaaatggtctaattctgctcctatgtcttatggtcttattacacCTTCTTTTCTCAATATTCCAACTTCAAACCTCATCCACACAATCTGGATATGCTTTGGGTGCTGTCGGCCCTCATCCTGCTCAACCTGTTGTATATTTTTGGAATCAATTACAATTTATCTGTTGAAGTTTTGACATTGACAGTGAGAACTTAAGTTGCTGAACATTCAACTTCCTGGATATGGTAGACTTGTCAAGACTTGAACCTTATCCATGATTCTCATAAGTAACTTCTGAAACTGGTTATTGTCCAGTTTCATACAGACGCTGGAATTTTGCTTCCGTTGCCTTTTAAGAAAGTTACATTATCCTGGTAACAAGACACATTATATACCAACAAGTGTAGAAACTTGCAGACCTCACACTGTACCAACAGGTAAAGCCAATATCCCAAGTGGGCAACTGCTCCAAAGAACATGAATCAGAGATTGACTGCAACAGTGAAGTGCCAATTCTCTGACCTCACCTTCTTCAAGTGAAGCCTTCTGCTGAGATCACAAATTTACTTGACCCATTGATGGTTGGGTTCTTATGTACCAAGAGTGACTTGAACCTACGGTAATAGTGAAATATAGCTCTTATCCTGTACAGTTGTAACAGTTGTGGAACTGACTATTTACAAAAGCATTTTTAATTGATCCTTCCAGAATGGAACTGCCTCCTATTCTGACCTttgcttacaacaccaggttaaagtccaacaggtttgtttcaaatcactggctttcagagcacagttCTTTCCTcaggctgtgctccaaaagctagtgattcgaaacaaacctgttggattttaacctggtgttgtaagacctcttactgtgcccaccccagtccaacgccggcatgttgggcagcacggtagcatagtgattagcacaattatgtcacagctccagggtcccaggttcgattcccggcttgggtcactgtctgtgcggagtctgcacgttctccccgtgtgtgggtgggtttcctccgcgtgctccggtttcctcccacagtccaaagatgtgcaggttaggtggattggccatgataaattccccttagtgtccaaaattgcccttagtgttgggtgaggttactgggttatggggatggggatagggtggggatgtgggcttgggtagggtgctctttccaagagccgatgcagactcgatgggccgaatggcctcctctgcaatgtaaattctatgaaaattctttttttttttttaatttttttattggaattttttgcagaaaatataacaaaaagtatagcaaaaagcagtaatatgcaactaacagccccataacacccacaattccccccataccgtaacatcacatgtatcacattcccccacccccccccaaacaagagaacttaaccataaattaaaattagataaatcaaatttaaataaaataagctaacataatcatcgcccccccccccccccaccacccacacacccacccccccccccccccccccgggttgctgctgctactgtcccagtaccctatcgttgagccagaaagtcgaggaaaggttgccaccgtttaaagaacccttgcaccgatcctctcagggcgaatttaaccttctcaagcttaataaagcccgccatgtcattgatccaggtctccacgcaattctatgaaaattctatgtcCTCATCATGACCTTTGCTAAGTTAACATATCACAGCAGTTTTTTGGGACAGCAATGTTATTTGACacttaaatattttaatttattttccaggAACTTGTCTTCATGACGAACAACTGCAGGGCATTACGAAGAACAGCAAGCATGACAATTTGAACATGCCAGATAATGAGATGTCATCTTTTAAAAAGATAATGTACTTTGCTATATAAAGTTCAAAGTGATTTCACAATGCAAGCAGCTTTACAGTTATATTGATTCCAGAGGCAATAGATGGCAAGAGTTGTTCTATATTAGCTGGATAATGGGATACTAATCTTATGCTACCTTGTAGAGCCGAGCTGACCTGAGGttagggggtggcacagtggttagcattgttgcctcacagcctcagggacccaggttcaattccagccttgggtcactctatctggagtttgtatgttctccccgtgtctgtgtgggtttcctctgagtactccggtttcctcccacagcccaaagatgtggaggttaggtggattggccacacggaattgccccttcgtgttcaaaaggcTGGGTGGCTTGCTGGGTTAGGGGtggccctgggtagggtgctctttcagagggctgatgcagacttgatgggccgaatagtctccttctccactggagtgaatctatgattctaggtTAGATCTTTAAACAAAACTGGCAATTTCCCTCCCTTGCTGTCTACTATTGGAACATTATACCACAATTTCCAGTTTTGATCTCTAGGCTGTGCTGGATTAACTGTGTTCTGACTCTGACAGAAGTTTAAGGTCAGCTGCGATCTGTGTTCCACAATGAGGCGTGAAATATAAATAGTCAGTGATCCGACTCCTTCTGGGAAGCCTGTTAGTGTGAACCAGTCAAATAAGACGCCAACACTCCAACAAAGACAACTTGACCAAGCGCTCGGAGAGTAGCTGGTATccacagggggaaaaaaaaatcacaggcttcaggaaaggaaggagttaaaaaaagggaaaaaagatTTGGCAGTGGTTGATGAGAGGGAAACTGTCAGTGTTGGCTGTCATTACTCCACTTCATTACTCCACGGAAACTTCGGgcatctgcacatgtgcagaataaCATGGAAATTCCATTCTTGCTTTCAGTGATTTTACGCCAGGCTGTTGAGGTCCCTCCTCCCTACGAAGTACAATCCTAAGAACTCAGTGAATTGATGAGAGCTTCCACTTTTATGCTGTTCATCTCATTGTAAAAACCCTCGAAACAGTTACAACTTGTTGAATGAGTTATAATTGGGGGTTTAACAGTGCACTGACTGCATAATTACTCTAAACTTTCTTGCTGTCCCTGAAAAACtaatatttgtggaatgtcaattTTTTCCATTCTTATATTTTAAAAGTATATTGTTAAAATGGTTATATTGATATTTTACATTTTATCTAATTGTAATCATTTAGTTTGCCTTCTGAAAATGTAAATTAAATGTGAAGGATAAAGTGCTTTTagcttcctggtttgctgtctgcGAGAATACTTCAATGCGATTGGCTCCTTAGGCTGCTTACATACTCATTGCTGCTGCGTGTTTAGAGAGTCCCTTGAGTTGGCATCTGATTTAGCCTGCCAttgggaaaggggatggctgtGCCACAATGTCAGGGGCAATAGCCTTTGTGTCACCTTCTTCAGGCCTGGATGCAGACTGCAGCAGTTGCTTCAACTGTAATGCGATTAAATTACATTGCAAAGTAAGATGATGCTGTGTAAGATCCCAATCTTTTTCATGGTGACTGGCCAAAAGTCCACTTTATCAGGCAAATGCCATGGATGTGTCACACGTCTGGTTAGTACCCACCTTCAGAGCTATTGACCTCTTGTTTTGTCAAAAATTTAGAGAATCCagtgcattttttccaattaaggggcaatttagcatggccagtccacctatcctgcacatttttgggttgtgggggcgaaacccacacaaacacggggagaatgtgcaaactccacacggacagtgacccagagccgggatcgaacctgggacctcagcgccgtgaggcaacagtgctaaccactgcgccaccgtgctgcccaccattgaCCTCTTGTTAAGATCATCCACCTGATCCATAGCTCCAGACATTATGGGCAGGATACTCTGTCGGTTGATGCGGGAGTTGGGAAACGTGATTgagcggagaatcagttttgacgccGAAACCATGGCGGGTGCCGGTttccgccaaatcgcaattcccaggtgccttgacagcggtgtcaatgtgttccacaccacacgtacagtaaacaccattggcatatcatatgcaggcctgacctggtattctccagggcctccgcgattctccgcctccattggggcgaattcccgacggcgaggttcacttgtgcttttaaaaattgtaaaacaGGCACCAtgcctgatgagggagagagaggaggtatggCACTTAGAGGCACGATTGTGGCTgcaggtcctgacactggccgggctggctatgatggggggggggcggggggctgccatagccttggggggagggggcatgtggCCGGGGCCAGGGTGATCCTCCACAGGACTGGGGGGGGTCCAGACAAGGACCGGtattgctgtggcctgcaagaCAACCATCTTGCTGACCAtcacactgaccacccaccatgaCCCTTGGTTCTTCAGAGTGCCACCGGCCATTTGGGTGCAACCACCCCACCATCTTGGCCCCACCCTCCAGTCCATCACACCCCACCCTCCGTCATACCACATgctccccagccagccaccacccACCAGTGGGGCATCACGTGGCCCGACCaaaggcaatgcccacagtagcccctacagggggggcACAGGACCAGGGCCATGGTGCTTACCGCTGgcatggcagtgccagccaatggtaccccgacaacagggatgggcaccagggccagaggccccgaCAGTGCCAGGTACCAGTGCGGTCCGATGTgcagagaggagggggcgggggtacgggggtagatccctgcctgctggctccgcccagtaggcagagtataattgtgtgtgctctccgagctgcagccagtttggcagcagctgcgggaggctacacatttctgcttaataaagcctcgattacactctagtCTCGTCTCGttgtcattgatagtgcatcagggagtgAGGGCGGTGTGTGTgcatggtgttggggtgaggatggtgtgagggtggtgtgggggtgagggtgatgtgagggtggtgtggagctggtgttgggggggaggtgggttgaCACGGAGAACCGCAACTCAGTGGAGTCTCACTTCCCCGACCGATGCCCAACTCCACCCCGGAGACTGCCCTTTCTCAGGGCCCATGTCTGGGGCCCACTGCTCTGTTGCGATGAGGGGCTGCAGATCCGGTGGTcccccacctgtcttcaccccctccCGGCGGTTAtaggcggccttctcctgggggtggggggggaacagaaACCGCCCAGTGTTAGACCGTCAGATGCATGAAGCACAGGAGattggtagctggtggcttcagtggccagagaACCCGGTCATGgtggccagtatgggtgctggcatgtggtgtagggtgggggtttACCGCCCTCTGGGTTGGGGGGGTAATGTTATGgaagtgtgggatgggggttagtgcaaggacacagtgttgcctactcaccatgGCCGCCCTGAAGAGTTTATGCAGTTTTTTCCTGCGTTGCTGGCCAGTACGGATTGTGTTGCCAATGAcggctgacggcctctgccacctgcgcccagccaCGGCGAACGCCAGTgtttggcagcctccttcccgggccgggataTAGGGTTGTCCGCCTCtcttccacggcatccagcagtgtCTCAAGCTTGGTGTCTGTGAACCTTggtgccactctcctcactgccaccttgttggctgggatggtgtgtgtgggtctcaGGCAATGCCTGATGGTGTGCACTACCAGCTACGTGAAGGGAGGACACTATAGGACACCAATGAGCCCCACCCATATTTGAAACCAAAGTGTGAAGCTGGCAAAGACTCAGAGGCATTAGTCAAGTCACAGAAGCCTTTTTGCCGAAATTATTTATCACTAAGTGAGACTTCCTAACAATAACAATAGAAAGATACATAGACAGCATGGGCCTGATGTTTGCACTGCATATTTCATTTAACGATTGCACAATATGAATCATATTCTAGTTATTCTCTATGGAACACAGCACTTGAACAAGGGACCATTCTGAACCATCTGTGCCCAAGTTCCTAAATTCCATATCTTATGCTATCCTTCACATTTCTAACAACTGCCTACCCAGTTCCCTTTTGATTTTTCCTTCTCAGGTTTGCACCAAGTCCTCTTGTTGTGCACTGTCTTTAACTA encodes:
- the LOC119965043 gene encoding cytokine-like protein 1, with amino-acid sequence MQLPLDLILLLAAALVGHAAPPTCYSRMLGMRKEIKNSIENLQAEQFTKRCVAKLPDLHIDIHNSCVMLKMRSYLHAVEKMTDRRCQDMLQPTVRLIRRLYIIMVVPCKAELVFMTNNCRALRRTASMTI